In Amycolatopsis jiangsuensis, the following proteins share a genomic window:
- a CDS encoding glycoside hydrolase family 5 protein has protein sequence MRILGALFTVLVAIGVVAPLPAVAEASATADPAGWTGPLSTRGRYVVDATGSRFKLKSANWHGASGTWNGSGDVADPANHHAGEQAYQTPLGLDRVPIDTVLDGLAELGLNSVRLQFSNAMIHDPAPVPDLPANPQLHGLTPLEVYDRVVDRLTARGFAVILNNHTTTSRWCCGLDGNERWDTAQTEQQWQDDWLFMARRYASNKRVVGADLYNEVRRNALEDPGWGTGNGADWQRASQQVADRILAEANPDLLIIVEGINWTGLPVDGLPHGRPTLEPARTLSHTLVESGKLVYSAHFYGYTGPNHSGATGVGETHDPRYRDLSPQELRDVLYRQAFFVSAETGKHYTAPLWISEFGEGRGTTDAASRAWFENFADYLAETDTDFAYWPAVGFQSGGKGDGWALLAWDTDGSRIDILDGTDWRGPAWRRLVNAPSRTGRIPPAEHWSMLTLDHADFPASLAVRAKPDWDSGARKATCPDGQRLAGLAHTGNRGLCTGTLPLPADYTAVHDETYVDHDWASGYTKVQCPPEHAVVGYSVRGAAFSAVLCGRSDTPLGHTDRTVWFDRDDNRPPDDPGGDFASGRYKGQCAPGESVAGVAYTRRAGSLGTPDALLCRA, from the coding sequence GTGCGGATCCTGGGTGCGTTGTTCACCGTCCTCGTGGCCATCGGCGTCGTCGCTCCGCTTCCCGCGGTGGCGGAGGCCTCCGCCACCGCCGATCCGGCCGGCTGGACCGGACCACTCAGCACCCGCGGCCGTTACGTCGTCGACGCCACCGGCAGCCGGTTCAAGCTGAAGTCCGCCAACTGGCACGGCGCGAGCGGAACGTGGAACGGTTCCGGCGACGTGGCCGATCCGGCGAACCACCACGCGGGTGAGCAGGCCTACCAGACTCCGCTGGGCCTGGACCGGGTCCCGATCGACACGGTGCTCGACGGGCTGGCCGAACTCGGCCTCAACAGCGTGCGTCTGCAGTTCTCCAACGCGATGATCCACGACCCGGCTCCGGTGCCCGACCTGCCCGCCAACCCGCAGCTGCACGGCCTGACGCCGCTGGAGGTCTACGACCGGGTCGTGGACCGGCTGACCGCGCGCGGTTTCGCGGTGATCCTCAACAACCACACCACGACCTCGCGCTGGTGCTGCGGGCTCGACGGCAACGAACGGTGGGATACCGCGCAGACCGAACAGCAGTGGCAGGACGACTGGCTGTTCATGGCCCGCCGCTACGCCTCGAACAAGCGGGTCGTGGGTGCGGACCTGTACAACGAGGTCCGCCGCAACGCACTCGAGGATCCCGGCTGGGGCACCGGAAACGGCGCCGACTGGCAGCGCGCTAGCCAGCAGGTGGCCGACCGCATCCTGGCCGAGGCGAATCCCGATCTGCTGATCATCGTGGAGGGCATCAACTGGACCGGGCTGCCCGTGGACGGGCTGCCGCACGGCCGGCCGACGCTCGAACCGGCGCGCACGCTGTCGCACACCCTGGTCGAATCGGGAAAGCTGGTCTACTCCGCGCACTTCTACGGCTACACCGGCCCGAACCACTCCGGCGCGACCGGCGTCGGCGAGACGCACGATCCGCGTTACCGCGACCTGTCGCCGCAGGAGCTGCGCGATGTCCTGTACCGGCAGGCGTTCTTCGTCTCGGCGGAAACCGGCAAGCACTACACCGCTCCACTGTGGATCAGCGAGTTCGGGGAGGGCCGGGGCACCACCGACGCGGCCTCGCGCGCGTGGTTCGAGAACTTCGCGGACTACCTCGCCGAAACCGACACGGATTTCGCCTACTGGCCCGCGGTCGGCTTCCAGAGCGGCGGCAAGGGAGACGGCTGGGCGTTGCTCGCGTGGGACACCGACGGCTCCCGCATCGACATCCTCGACGGCACCGACTGGCGCGGCCCCGCGTGGCGCCGTCTGGTGAACGCCCCGTCCCGCACCGGCCGAATTCCGCCGGCCGAGCACTGGTCCATGCTCACCCTCGACCACGCCGACTTCCCGGCCTCGCTCGCGGTCCGCGCGAAACCGGACTGGGACTCCGGCGCCCGCAAGGCGACCTGCCCCGACGGCCAGCGCCTCGCCGGCCTGGCCCACACCGGCAACCGCGGCCTGTGCACCGGAACTCTCCCGCTGCCGGCCGACTACACCGCCGTGCACGACGAAACGTATGTGGATCACGACTGGGCGAGCGGCTACACGAAGGTCCAATGCCCGCCGGAGCACGCGGTGGTCGGCTACAGCGTGCGGGGCGCGGCGTTCTCGGCCGTCCTGTGCGGCCGCTCGGACACTCCCCTCGGCCACACCGATCGTACGGTGTGGTTCGACCGCGACGACAACCGTCCGCCGGACGACCCGGGCGGCGACTTCGCCTCGGGACGCTACAAAGGACAGTGCGCACCCGGAGAATCCGTCGCGGGCGTGGCATACACCCGACGCGCCGGGTCGCTCGGGACGCCGGACGCACTGCTCTGCCGTGCGTGA
- a CDS encoding GMC family oxidoreductase produces MAKRAARGVEADYVVVGSGSSGATVAGRLAESGASVIVLEAGKSDEQLLVRKPGLVAPMHAVPQVKQIVDWGYYSVEQKHVLDRRMPVPRGKVVGGSSSVNGMVYVRGNRANYDSWAAQGNTGWDAESVNTAYKRMEDFEDGESAFRGAGGPIRITRNKIPQEGTLQFLDATSGALGCEILGDYNAASQEGVSRMQQNAAEGLRYSASRGYLHHLAPGTLELQSRVLAEKVVFENGRAAGVRVLDADGTRRTVRAGKEVILSAGFVGSAQLLMLSGIGHAEHLREHGIDVLADLPVGDNLHDHMFHALTFRVSSCRNKGTAPYFARGLARELLRPGTTFLANSVFEAVAFLRTSQAEAVPDLQLHLLPWAYVSPNQDAPIRHAVDKRPALTVLSTMIYPKSRGTLRLSSADPAATPLIDPQYLADPADLEVLAEGSEMVREIFASKAFKGSVKEELHPGAGLRGQELRDAILNRATSVYHGVGTCRMGVDELAVVGPDLRVRGVEGLRVCDASIMPSITGGNTNAPAIMIGERGAQLVLSGK; encoded by the coding sequence ATGGCGAAAAGGGCGGCGCGTGGGGTCGAGGCCGACTACGTGGTCGTCGGGTCGGGCAGTTCGGGGGCGACGGTCGCCGGACGCCTGGCGGAGTCCGGGGCCAGCGTAATCGTGCTCGAAGCCGGGAAGAGTGACGAGCAGCTGCTGGTGCGCAAGCCCGGGCTGGTCGCTCCGATGCACGCGGTGCCGCAGGTGAAGCAGATCGTCGACTGGGGATACTACTCCGTCGAACAGAAACATGTTCTCGATCGTCGGATGCCGGTGCCGCGGGGCAAGGTCGTCGGCGGATCCAGCTCCGTCAACGGCATGGTCTACGTCCGCGGCAACCGGGCCAACTACGATTCCTGGGCCGCGCAGGGCAATACCGGCTGGGACGCGGAAAGCGTCAACACCGCCTACAAGCGGATGGAAGACTTCGAGGACGGCGAAAGCGCGTTCCGCGGCGCGGGCGGCCCGATCCGCATCACCCGCAACAAGATCCCGCAGGAAGGCACCCTGCAGTTCCTCGACGCGACCTCCGGCGCGCTCGGCTGCGAGATCCTCGGCGACTACAACGCCGCGTCGCAGGAGGGCGTCAGCCGGATGCAGCAGAACGCCGCCGAAGGCCTGCGCTACAGCGCTTCCCGCGGCTACCTCCACCACCTCGCGCCCGGCACGCTCGAACTGCAATCCCGCGTGTTGGCCGAGAAAGTGGTCTTCGAGAACGGCCGCGCGGCCGGTGTCCGGGTACTCGACGCCGACGGCACCCGGCGCACCGTCCGGGCCGGCAAGGAGGTCATCCTCTCCGCCGGGTTCGTCGGCTCCGCGCAGCTGCTCATGCTCTCCGGGATCGGGCACGCCGAGCACCTGAGGGAGCACGGCATCGACGTGCTCGCGGACCTGCCGGTCGGCGACAACCTGCACGACCACATGTTCCACGCGCTGACCTTCCGCGTGTCCTCCTGCCGCAACAAGGGCACCGCACCGTACTTCGCGCGCGGCCTGGCCAGGGAGCTGCTGCGGCCCGGCACCACCTTCCTCGCGAACTCGGTGTTCGAGGCGGTCGCGTTCCTGCGGACCTCGCAGGCCGAGGCGGTTCCCGACCTGCAGCTGCATCTGCTGCCCTGGGCCTACGTCTCGCCCAACCAGGACGCGCCGATCCGGCACGCGGTCGACAAACGTCCCGCGCTCACCGTGCTGAGCACGATGATCTATCCGAAGAGCCGGGGCACCCTGCGGCTCTCCTCGGCCGATCCGGCCGCGACGCCGCTGATCGACCCGCAGTACCTGGCCGACCCGGCCGACCTCGAGGTGCTCGCCGAGGGGTCGGAGATGGTGCGCGAGATCTTCGCGTCGAAGGCGTTCAAGGGGTCGGTCAAGGAGGAACTGCACCCGGGCGCCGGGCTGCGCGGCCAGGAGCTGCGGGACGCGATCCTGAACCGCGCGACTTCGGTCTACCACGGCGTCGGCACCTGCCGGATGGGTGTCGACGAGCTGGCGGTCGTCGGCCCCGACCTCAGGGTCCGCGGGGTCGAGGGGTTGCGGGTCTGCGACGCCTCGATCATGCCGTCGATCACCGGCGGCAACACCAACGCACCCGCCATCATGATCGGGGAGAGGGGCGCACAGCTCGTCCTCTCCGGGAAGTGA
- a CDS encoding succinic semialdehyde dehydrogenase — protein sequence MTLAPPALTRPASVTGPFLRQLVARVPGSSGETWKLTEVYTGDVLTELPQSTPEDIEQAFATARAAQRKWAATPLKQRLAVFKRAHALFVGNARTVADLIQVESGKNRRMAIEESCDPPMVMSHYLKRAAALLAPRKRGGPVPLLTSSTEIRLPKGVVGVIAPWNFPFATGISDAIPALMAGNAVVLKPDNKTALSPLYGIALLEEAGLPEGLFQVVCGEGPAVGPPVIDRADYVMFTGSTATGRAIGEQAGRNLIGCCLELGGKNPMLVLEDADLEEATSGAIFGAFGNTGQICMHVERIYLPQSRYEEFKNAFVAKARALDVRAAYDFGPEMGSLVSVEHLGRVQSHVEDAVAKGATVVCGGKPRPDLGPAFFEPTVLEGVTQDMLCGVTETFGPVVALYPYRTVDEAIGLANDTDYGLNASVWSRDAAAARAVAARIESGNVNINDILATAFAAKGTPSGGVKNSGVGARHGDQGLLKYTDVQNVAVLKKQVMSPRPGQAYEKYVEGMLSGLKMMRRLRIR from the coding sequence ATGACCCTCGCCCCGCCCGCCCTCACCCGCCCCGCCTCGGTGACCGGGCCGTTCCTGCGGCAGCTGGTCGCCCGGGTGCCCGGATCGTCGGGCGAGACCTGGAAACTCACCGAGGTCTACACCGGCGATGTGCTCACCGAGCTGCCGCAGTCCACGCCGGAAGACATCGAGCAGGCGTTCGCGACCGCGCGCGCGGCGCAGCGGAAGTGGGCGGCCACCCCGCTGAAACAGCGGCTCGCGGTGTTCAAGCGGGCGCACGCGCTCTTCGTCGGCAACGCGCGCACGGTCGCCGACCTCATCCAGGTCGAAAGCGGCAAGAACCGGCGGATGGCGATCGAGGAGAGCTGTGACCCGCCGATGGTGATGAGCCACTACCTGAAGCGCGCCGCCGCACTGCTGGCACCGAGGAAACGCGGCGGGCCGGTGCCACTGCTGACCTCGTCGACCGAAATCCGGCTGCCCAAGGGCGTCGTCGGCGTCATCGCGCCGTGGAATTTTCCGTTCGCCACCGGGATTTCGGACGCGATCCCGGCGTTGATGGCGGGCAACGCGGTCGTGCTGAAGCCGGACAACAAGACCGCGCTCTCGCCGCTCTACGGCATAGCGCTGCTGGAGGAAGCGGGTCTGCCGGAGGGACTGTTCCAGGTGGTCTGCGGGGAGGGGCCGGCTGTCGGCCCGCCGGTCATCGACCGCGCGGACTACGTGATGTTCACCGGTTCGACCGCCACCGGCCGGGCGATCGGGGAACAGGCCGGACGCAACCTCATCGGCTGCTGCCTCGAACTCGGCGGCAAGAACCCGATGCTCGTCCTGGAGGACGCCGACCTCGAAGAGGCCACGTCCGGGGCGATCTTCGGCGCGTTCGGCAACACCGGCCAGATCTGCATGCACGTCGAACGGATCTACCTGCCGCAGTCGCGGTACGAGGAGTTCAAGAACGCGTTCGTGGCCAAGGCACGGGCGCTCGACGTCCGGGCCGCCTACGACTTCGGCCCGGAGATGGGCTCGCTCGTCTCGGTGGAGCATCTGGGCCGCGTCCAGTCGCACGTCGAGGACGCCGTGGCCAAGGGAGCCACCGTGGTGTGCGGCGGGAAACCCCGTCCCGACCTCGGTCCGGCGTTCTTCGAACCGACGGTGCTGGAGGGCGTCACCCAGGACATGCTGTGCGGGGTCACCGAAACCTTCGGCCCGGTCGTCGCGCTGTACCCGTATCGCACGGTCGACGAAGCGATCGGACTCGCCAACGACACCGACTACGGCCTGAACGCCTCGGTCTGGTCCCGCGACGCCGCGGCCGCGCGGGCAGTGGCGGCACGCATCGAGTCCGGCAACGTCAACATCAACGACATCCTGGCGACCGCGTTCGCCGCCAAGGGCACGCCGTCCGGCGGGGTGAAGAACTCCGGCGTCGGCGCCCGGCACGGCGATCAGGGGCTGCTGAAGTACACCGACGTGCAGAACGTGGCGGTGCTCAAGAAGCAGGTGATGAGCCCGCGCCCGGGGCAGGCCTACGAAAAGTACGTCGAGGGGATGCTTTCCGGACTGAAGATGATGCGCAGGTTGCGCATCCGGTAG
- a CDS encoding MFS transporter, protein MTDTSTQTAALPHLRGTSGFRRITLALFASGLATFTTLYCVQALLPALSTDFGLSPAQASLAVSLGTAGLAVGVIPLTALSGVVGRTPVMTASLFTAAVLGVAQAVSPSFTVLLVLRALQGLALAGLQATAMSYLSEEIDRRSLGTAMGLYIAGNGIGGLAGRVIASLVLDVSNWRWALAVVGVVALGCAVVFRVSIVPSVFFEPSPPRVRHLATSIGRAFTDSGLVRLFACGFLLMGCFVTVYNYLGFRLLAPPFSLSPVLVGLVFVVYLAGSASSTVAGRLVDTLGRPRMLPVTVAITLAGLALMLADNLVLVVAGLVVTTAGFFAAHSVASGWVGPRAATLGVQGPAVYLFCYYLGSSVGGSVGGLAYSADGWRGVSLYAGAFVLAVLVLATSLRKLAPAKPRL, encoded by the coding sequence GTGACAGATACGAGCACGCAGACTGCGGCCTTGCCGCACCTCCGTGGCACGTCCGGCTTCCGGCGCATCACGCTGGCGCTGTTCGCCTCCGGGCTGGCGACCTTCACCACGCTCTACTGCGTGCAGGCGCTGCTGCCCGCGCTGAGCACCGATTTCGGCCTCAGCCCGGCGCAGGCCAGTCTCGCCGTCTCTCTCGGCACCGCGGGCCTGGCGGTCGGGGTCATCCCGCTGACCGCGCTGTCGGGCGTGGTCGGGCGCACGCCGGTGATGACGGCTTCGCTCTTCACCGCCGCAGTGCTCGGGGTGGCGCAGGCAGTGAGCCCGTCGTTCACGGTGCTGCTCGTCTTGCGCGCCTTGCAGGGGCTCGCGCTCGCCGGATTGCAGGCGACCGCGATGTCGTACTTGTCCGAGGAGATCGACCGTCGTTCGCTCGGGACCGCGATGGGGCTGTACATCGCCGGAAACGGGATCGGGGGACTGGCCGGCCGGGTCATCGCCAGCCTGGTGCTGGACGTCTCGAACTGGCGGTGGGCACTCGCCGTCGTCGGCGTCGTGGCGCTGGGATGTGCGGTGGTGTTCCGCGTGAGCATCGTGCCGTCGGTGTTCTTCGAGCCGAGCCCGCCGCGGGTACGGCACCTGGCCACGTCGATCGGACGGGCGTTCACCGACTCCGGGCTCGTCCGGCTTTTCGCCTGCGGCTTCCTGCTGATGGGCTGCTTCGTGACCGTCTACAACTACCTGGGCTTCCGGCTGCTGGCACCGCCGTTCTCGCTGTCGCCGGTGCTCGTCGGCCTGGTCTTCGTGGTCTACCTGGCCGGCTCGGCCTCCTCGACGGTCGCGGGCCGGCTCGTGGACACCCTCGGCCGGCCCCGGATGCTGCCGGTCACCGTGGCGATCACGCTGGCCGGGCTCGCGTTGATGCTGGCGGACAATCTCGTCCTCGTCGTGGCCGGGCTGGTCGTGACCACCGCAGGCTTCTTCGCCGCGCATTCGGTCGCCAGCGGCTGGGTCGGCCCGCGGGCGGCGACGCTGGGCGTGCAGGGCCCGGCGGTCTACCTGTTCTGCTACTACCTCGGGTCCAGCGTGGGCGGCTCGGTGGGCGGGCTCGCCTACAGCGCGGACGGCTGGCGCGGGGTTTCGCTCTACGCCGGCGCCTTCGTGCTCGCGGTCCTCGTCCTGGCCACCAGCCTGCGCAAACTCGCCCCCGCGAAGCCGCGCCTGTAG
- a CDS encoding TfuA-like protein yields the protein MHVFLGPTLSGPQALSCLPEAVLHPPVAHGDLLRHRFTRGDMVVLVDGYYHHSASVRHKEILALLQAGVQVVGCASMGAIRAAELHPYGMLGRGVVFEQYRDGVLEGDDEVAVMHGEAPEYRKLTVALVAVRHAAEAARRAGVFSAAAARSVVEGAESCHYTERTWQALEAGNEDVARLRAFLARDARAADVKAADTLDTLTAIARGELPPADPGRWAENDDWRNRFITEWQTDFAVEPVEGTDVSVGATIRYQQLHLDDFPVRWRRYVLGHLAGPGPADELPARALRIAARHGLTPETLTAGQLGHWLTPDEVAALPREEALLRLLTRSYQPQCPVSDLARAEPGVAADPVARRAVAEAEVVNAEVASWASGQHVGQLKPAVLTGHLATVWGVPPDDAPTLLAAARDRGFGSLGDAVEAVRPFFLRSRFLTGRAGRGVRS from the coding sequence GTGCACGTCTTCCTGGGCCCCACCCTGTCGGGCCCGCAAGCGTTGAGCTGCCTGCCCGAGGCGGTGCTGCACCCGCCGGTGGCACACGGCGACCTGCTGCGCCACCGCTTCACCCGCGGTGACATGGTGGTGCTGGTCGACGGCTACTACCACCACAGTGCCTCGGTGCGGCACAAGGAAATCCTCGCGTTGCTGCAGGCCGGTGTGCAGGTGGTGGGCTGCGCCAGTATGGGCGCGATCCGCGCCGCCGAACTGCATCCGTACGGGATGCTCGGCCGCGGCGTGGTTTTCGAGCAGTACCGCGACGGTGTGCTCGAGGGCGACGACGAGGTCGCCGTGATGCACGGCGAAGCGCCGGAGTACCGCAAGCTCACTGTGGCGCTGGTCGCCGTCCGGCACGCGGCCGAGGCTGCCCGCCGGGCCGGGGTGTTTTCCGCGGCAGCCGCGCGGTCCGTGGTCGAGGGCGCGGAAAGCTGCCACTACACCGAGCGCACCTGGCAGGCACTGGAAGCCGGAAACGAGGATGTCGCCCGGCTGCGCGCCTTCCTGGCCCGCGATGCCCGCGCAGCCGACGTCAAGGCGGCGGACACCCTCGACACCCTCACCGCGATCGCCCGCGGCGAGCTGCCGCCCGCCGATCCGGGCCGCTGGGCGGAGAACGACGACTGGCGCAACCGGTTCATCACCGAATGGCAGACCGACTTCGCGGTCGAACCGGTCGAGGGCACCGACGTGTCGGTGGGTGCCACGATCCGCTACCAGCAGCTCCATCTCGACGATTTCCCGGTGCGGTGGCGGCGGTACGTGCTGGGCCACCTGGCCGGACCGGGCCCGGCGGACGAGCTGCCCGCCCGCGCGCTGCGGATCGCGGCGCGCCACGGGCTGACCCCGGAGACCCTGACCGCCGGGCAGCTCGGGCACTGGCTCACCCCGGACGAGGTGGCGGCGCTGCCCCGCGAGGAGGCGCTGCTGCGGCTGCTCACCCGGTCCTACCAGCCGCAGTGCCCGGTCAGCGACCTCGCCAGGGCCGAACCCGGCGTGGCCGCCGACCCGGTGGCCCGGCGGGCGGTGGCCGAGGCGGAGGTCGTGAACGCCGAGGTCGCGTCGTGGGCCAGCGGCCAGCACGTCGGCCAGCTCAAGCCCGCTGTGCTGACCGGACACCTCGCGACGGTGTGGGGCGTGCCCCCAGACGACGCCCCCACGCTGCTGGCGGCGGCCAGGGACCGGGGATTCGGTTCGCTGGGCGATGCCGTCGAGGCGGTGCGGCCGTTCTTCCTGCGGAGCAGGTTTCTGACCGGGCGGGCCGGGCGGGGTGTGCGGTCGTGA
- a CDS encoding YcaO-like family protein, with product MTAGAAKVFFAGTHRVRRPEETWAVVEPVLARYGVTRVADVTGLDILGVPVMMAVRPLARSLTVSQGKGQTAVLARISAAMESIELWHAENVPNPLSHRATPAAELGLPYAVAGVVTGPGSLVTEQTPLDWVAGIDTGNGRAVPVPWPLVGLPPPVRPWTPPGFLWSSNGLASGNTRAEAALHAIYEIIERDSLSRIPRGAPWSYVDPGSLTDDVCAPLIERVRAAGATVTITTVEGRFGVPCFAARVWSPDFPVACGGWGTHLDPHVALSRALTEAVQSRLTGIAGSRDDLPAVYQRVRLSTENLVEPDAPTLSWAEYEPSGPGAFDDVDTELAWLSAQVREVAGTGPLLVDLSTTDEFAVVKVTIPRTLFDAEYLHTGQ from the coding sequence GTGACGGCTGGTGCGGCGAAGGTGTTCTTCGCGGGTACGCATCGGGTGCGGCGGCCGGAGGAGACGTGGGCTGTGGTGGAGCCGGTGCTGGCTCGTTACGGCGTGACCCGCGTCGCCGACGTCACCGGGCTCGACATTCTGGGCGTGCCGGTGATGATGGCGGTCCGCCCGCTGGCCCGTAGCCTCACCGTTTCCCAGGGGAAGGGCCAGACCGCTGTGCTGGCGCGGATTTCCGCCGCGATGGAGTCCATCGAGCTGTGGCACGCGGAGAACGTGCCGAACCCGCTCAGCCACCGCGCGACGCCGGCCGCGGAGCTCGGGCTGCCCTACGCCGTCGCCGGAGTCGTCACCGGGCCCGGCTCACTCGTCACCGAGCAGACCCCGCTCGACTGGGTGGCCGGGATCGACACCGGAAACGGCCGGGCGGTCCCGGTGCCGTGGCCGCTGGTCGGCCTGCCGCCGCCGGTACGGCCGTGGACACCGCCCGGTTTCCTCTGGAGCAGCAACGGCCTGGCCTCCGGCAACACCCGGGCGGAAGCGGCACTGCACGCGATCTACGAGATCATCGAACGCGACTCCCTCAGCCGGATCCCGCGTGGCGCCCCGTGGTCCTACGTCGATCCCGGCTCGCTCACCGACGACGTGTGCGCCCCGCTGATCGAGCGCGTGCGGGCGGCGGGCGCGACGGTGACGATCACGACGGTCGAGGGCCGGTTCGGCGTCCCGTGCTTCGCCGCTCGCGTGTGGAGCCCGGACTTTCCGGTCGCCTGCGGAGGATGGGGCACGCACCTGGACCCGCACGTCGCCCTGTCCCGTGCGCTGACCGAGGCGGTGCAGAGCAGGCTGACCGGCATCGCGGGCAGCCGCGACGACCTGCCGGCGGTGTACCAGCGGGTGCGCCTGTCCACCGAGAACCTCGTCGAGCCGGACGCCCCCACGCTGTCCTGGGCCGAGTACGAGCCATCCGGACCGGGCGCCTTCGACGACGTCGACACGGAGCTGGCGTGGCTGTCGGCACAGGTGCGGGAGGTCGCCGGTACCGGGCCGCTGCTGGTGGATCTCAGTACCACCGACGAATTCGCCGTGGTGAAGGTGACGATCCCGAGGACGTTGTTCGACGCCGAGTATCTGCACACCGGCCAATGA